The window CCCCCGAGGGCGAGAGCCCGTAGCCGTCCGCGAGGGTCCCGGAGGGCTTGCGGCGGTACGCCCCGGAGGGGCTACGGCAGTACGCGCGCCAGCGCGAACCCGTCGTACCCCTTCGAGCCCACCGTCTGGACAGCCGTGGCGGTCAGTTTCGGGTGGGTGGCGAACAGGTCGAGGGACTCGCGGGTGCCCAGGACGCTCGGGTCGTCGCTGGTGGCGTCGGTGACGGCGCCGCCGCGGACGACGTTGTCGAGGATGATCAGGCTGCCGGGGCGGGTGAGCTTCACGGCCCACTCCACATAGCGGGGGTTGTTGACCTTGTCCGCGTCGATGAAGACCAGGTCGAAGGGGGCCGCGTTCCCGTCGCCCTCGTCGGCCAGCCTCGCCAGGGAGTCGAGCGCCGGGCCCACCCGGACCTCGGTGATCTTGTCAAGGCCGGCCCGGGCGAGGTTGCGGCGGGCCACCTCGGCGTGTCGCTCGCTGTACTCCAGCGTGATCAGCCGGCCGTCCTGCGGGAGGGCACGGGCCAGCCAGATGGTGCTGTAGCCGCCGAGCGTGCCGATCTCCAGGATGCGGGTCGCGCCCTGGATCACGGCGAGGAGATGCAGCAGCTTGCCCTGCGGCGGGGCGACGTTGATATGGGGCAGACCGGCGGCGTCGCTGTCGTTCAGCGCGTCGGTCAGGGCGTCGTCCGGCGGGGCGAGGAGGCCGGTGAAGTAGTCGTCCACGTCGTGCCAGAGCTGCGGCTCGGTCATACGAATATGCCTTTCGTCTGTCTAGTTAGGTGCGCTAACGAGTTCTGTCGCCGAATATAGCCGGTTACCGACAGGTTGGGTGGTTGTATTCCACCCACGGCGACTCGCGGAGGTCTCGCGGCGACTTGCGAGGGAGCCACACCGGCCGTACAACACCTCCATCCGGACAAAAGGCTGAAGGACGTCAGGTGAAGAGGGGGTTGCCTGCGTCTCACGGCGGGGGGAGTGCGAGCCTCTTAGGATTCGAACAGGAAACAGACGCACCCAGACCCATGGGACACCGGGGACGAACGGGGCGGGAGGGCCGACGGCGCGTGGCGAATGTGGAGCACGGTGGGCGACCAGGGGATGCCTTCGGGGCGGCGGCGCCCGGAGCGGCGAAGGCACGGCTGGGACTGGTCCGCGCGGGCCTCTGGCTGATCGCCGCGGTCCTGGCGGTACGGCAGGTCGCCGTCGTCCTGAGCACGCCGAGAGGCGAACGGCTGACGGACCTGGAGACCTGGGTCGGACCCAACGGCGTGCTCCATGTGAACGGGTCGTTGTACGACTCGACCCAGTTCACGGGCACACCCTTCGCCGGGCTCGTCCTCAAGCCCCTCACCCGTTCGGCCGAACAGGCCCTCGGCTGGGGCTGGACCTTCGGCACACTGCTGCTGGTCGCGGCCCTCGGCCTGGTCGCCGCGCGCGCCCTGCCACAGCCCGTGAGCCGCCGAACGGCCCTGCTCGCCGCGCCCGTCGCGATCAGCCTGCTGATGCTGTCGCTGCCCGTGCGCAACACGCTGTACCTCGGCCAGACCAGCATCATTCCCGTGCTGCTCGTGCTCCTCGGCTGCTTCGCCGTGCGCGGGGAACGGGCGAGCGGGGTACTGATCGGGCTCGCGGCGGCCCTGCAGCCGACCGTGCTCCTCTTCGCGCCGCTCCTGTGGTTCACCGGCCGCCGCCGGGCCGCCGCCTCCACCGGGATCACCTTCGCCGCGGGCACCGCGCTCGCGTGGGCGGCGATGCCGCACGACTCGTACACGTACTGGGTGCACCACCTGGCGGGAGTCGGGCTCGGGCGGCCCGCCGACGACCTCGCCAACCAGTCGCTGCACGGCGCGTTGCTGCGGCTCGGCCTCGAAGGCCCGCTGGAGATCGGGCTGTTCCTGGCGCTGGGCGCGGCCGTCGCCGTGCTCGGCCTGCGCCGCGCCGTGCGCTACGCCCGCGACGGGCAGTTGCTGCTCGCGGTCGCGATCACCGGCTGTGTCGCCGTCGCCGTGTCGCCCACCACCTGGCAGCACCAGCTGCTGTGGGTGCTGCTGGCGTTGGTCGGCCGGGTCGGCAAGAAGGCGGGCGACCGGTACGTATGGCCCGTGGCCGTCATCCTCGTGATGACGCTCCCGGCGAAGATGATGCTGCCGAACATGGCGGCCCTCTACCCGCTGCGTGACAACGTCGTCCTGCTCGCCGCCCTCGCCGCGGCCACCGTGGTTCCGTTTCTGTCCCGTACGTCGGAGTACTACCGGTCGCCCGTCCCGACCGAGTACGCGCGGCCGGTGCCCACGCGCTTCAAGCACGTGCCGCTGCTGCCGTTCCTGCGCCGGGTCCTCACCCGACCCAACCTGCTGCTCGAACTGCTCCTGATCCGCGTCGGCTACTCCGCGTACCAGCAGGTCAGGCTCGCGGCGACCGGCGGCACCAACACGGGG is drawn from Streptomyces liliifuscus and contains these coding sequences:
- a CDS encoding O-methyltransferase; the encoded protein is MTEPQLWHDVDDYFTGLLAPPDDALTDALNDSDAAGLPHINVAPPQGKLLHLLAVIQGATRILEIGTLGGYSTIWLARALPQDGRLITLEYSERHAEVARRNLARAGLDKITEVRVGPALDSLARLADEGDGNAAPFDLVFIDADKVNNPRYVEWAVKLTRPGSLIILDNVVRGGAVTDATSDDPSVLGTRESLDLFATHPKLTATAVQTVGSKGYDGFALARVLP
- a CDS encoding bifunctional glycosyltransferase 87/phosphatase PAP2 family protein, translating into MANVEHGGRPGDAFGAAAPGAAKARLGLVRAGLWLIAAVLAVRQVAVVLSTPRGERLTDLETWVGPNGVLHVNGSLYDSTQFTGTPFAGLVLKPLTRSAEQALGWGWTFGTLLLVAALGLVAARALPQPVSRRTALLAAPVAISLLMLSLPVRNTLYLGQTSIIPVLLVLLGCFAVRGERASGVLIGLAAALQPTVLLFAPLLWFTGRRRAAASTGITFAAGTALAWAAMPHDSYTYWVHHLAGVGLGRPADDLANQSLHGALLRLGLEGPLEIGLFLALGAAVAVLGLRRAVRYARDGQLLLAVAITGCVAVAVSPTTWQHQLLWVLLALVGRVGKKAGDRYVWPVAVILVMTLPAKMMLPNMAALYPLRDNVVLLAALAAATVVPFLSRTSEYYRSPVPTEYARPVPTRFKHVPLLPFLRRVLTRPNLLLELLLIRVGYSAYQQVRLAATGGTNTGGRATAEEHGEQIHAIEKFLHIDVERWVNHAVVDVPWLQGFFDFYYTSFHFVVPLSVLGVLYVRRPAEYRWARAALGFATLFALVGFWLYPLAPPRLMPGLGFIDTVHGVQDFSQPDYGTLTALTNQYAAMPSLHFGWSLWCGLVIAILAPKWWMKALGLLHPLFTVSAIVATANHWVLDAAGGAAVVGAGFALTYLLQGPRPRPLAEPAAESAEVSIAEPVPAKGRTPS